From a region of the Phaeodactylum tricornutum CCAP 1055/1 chromosome 4, whole genome shotgun sequence genome:
- a CDS encoding predicted protein — protein sequence MSASEIQFQSTTKDTAQLERIGAHSHIRGLGLNELLEPVDTSTHNMVGQEKARRAMGVVLKMIRAGKIGGRSVLLAGPPSTGKTALAMALSQELGTDVPFTNLSASQVFSLELSKTEALTQAVRRSMGVRINEETEIIEVALANKDSPNRMETIYDLGSKMIDMLRSEKVSAGDVIRIDKASGKISKLGRSFSRSRDYDAVSSTTKFVQTPEGELQKRKQVTHVVSLHEIDVINSRQQGFMALFAGDTGEIRQEIRDQIDAKVAEWREEGRATLVPGVLFIDEVHMLDMECFSFLNRALESEMAPVLVIATNRGLSKIRGSQYVSPHGIPVDLLDRLMIVATEPYDVAEIRQILSVRVQEEEVDMDPTALELLTRIASETSLRYAIHLIITSQLTATKRKSKVVELADIERVYSLFVDIKRSTKLLMEYQKEFMYNDNRQSRKQLAKLALG from the exons ATGAGCGCTTCCGAAATTCAATTCCAGAGCACGACCAAAGATACGGCGCAACTCGAGCGCATCGGAGCACACTCGCATATTCGCGGTTTGGGTCTCAATGAGCTCCTAGAACCCGTGGATACTTCCACACACAATATGGTGGGCCAGGAAAAGGCAAGACGAGCCATGGGAGTTGTTCTCAAAATGATTCGAGCAGGGAAGATTGGTGGACGCTCCGTATTGTTGGCGGGCCCGCCCAGTACGGGCAAAACGGCCTTGGCCATGGCCTTGTCGCAGGAACTCGGAACGGATGTCCCCTTTACCAATCTCTCCGCCTCGCAAGTCTTTTCACTCGAACTCAGCAAGACCGAGGCCTTGACGCAGGCTGTCCGAAGATCCATGGGTGTACGCATTAATGAAGAGACGGAAATCATCGAAG TAGCATTAGCAAACAAGGACTCACCAAATCGG ATGGAAACAATTTACGATTTGGGCAGTAAAATGATTGACATGCTGCGATCCGAAAAAGTGTCGGCCGGAGACGTTATTCGTATCGACAAGGCGTCGGGGAAAATTAGCAAGCTTGGACGGAGCTTCAGCCGCTCCCGTGACTACGATGCCGTCAGCAGCACCACCAAATTTGTCCAGACGCCGGAAGGAGAACTACAGAAACGCAAACAGGTTACCCACGTCGTCAGTCTACACGAAATTGACGTTATCAATTCACGACAGCAGGGCTTTATGGCACTCTTTGCCGGAGATACGGGAGAAATACGTCAAGAAATACGGGATCAGATTGACGCCAAGGTGGCCGAATGGCGAGAGGAAGGACGCGCTACGCTGGTCCCCGGAGTCCTCTTTATTGACGAAGTCCACATGCTGGATATGGAgtgcttttcctttttgaacCGCGCCCTGGAATCGGAAATGGCCCCGGTTTTGGTGATTGCCACCAACCGCGGCCTTTCCAAAATTCGCGGCAGTCAGTACGTGAGTCCACACGGCATTCCCGTCGACTTGCTGGATCGACTCATGATTGTCGCCACCGAACCGTACGACGTAGCCGAGATTcggcaaattttgtcggTCCGTGTgcaagaggaagaagtcgacATGGATCCGACCGCATTGGAACTGCTTACGCGAATTGCGTCGGAAACGAGCCTACGGTACGCGATTCATTTGATTATCACCTCGCAACTGACTGCAACCAAGCGCAAAAGCAAAGTCGTCGAATTGGCCGACATTGAACGCGTCTACTCTCTCTTTGTCGACATTAAACGTTCCACCAAGCTCTTAATGGAGTATCAGAAGGAATTCATGTACAATGA
- a CDS encoding predicted protein: protein MEHPNAAASGVASRHHGDNNVHNNNVDQDPNPPAVAAGDTTSHSDSDEEGAESNVVNRASRKRPVPTSALTTDIPTGTENPLEAPIPGEEGVKLEQRRAYNRMCAAKARKRSKDLIATLQTQVSELTRDKAELQRNNEVMRAQLTLLEQQNRTLLVNGQRGSLPMPPVAAMPSAMGNVNMFLNAAAASGVNPFLLPQSATNNMQNAALLEALAGGQHLLNFGNPNTMGNSIGDGASLPPMAVASFLQQPQPQQPLQLFQQQKHPAMQVPLPTPQSASASQQPQSTPQLTEQQPLQSQPPPPAPAIQPPSQQRAFSQH, encoded by the coding sequence ATGGAACACCCGAACGCTGCGGCGAGTGGCGTTGCCTCGAGACACCATGGTGACAACAACgttcacaacaacaacgtcgACCAAGATCCCAACCCACCCGCTGTCGCTGCCGGAGACACGACCTCCCATTCCgactcggacgaagaaggcgCCGAAAGCAACGTTGTGAATCGCGCGAGTCGGAAACGGCCGGTTCCAACTTCCGCTCTCACTACCGACATTCCTACGGGCACGGAGAATCCCTTGGAGGCGCCCATTCCCGGGGAGGAGGGCGTCAAGCTCGAGCAACGAAGAGCGTACAACCGGATGTGTGCCGCCAAGGCCCGCAAACGGTCCAAAGATCTCATTGCGACACTCCAAACCCAAGTGAGTGAATTGACTCGGGACAAGGCCGAACTGCAACGCAACAACGAAGTCATGCGCGCCCAGTTGACTCTACTCGAACAACAAAATCGCACTCTACTCGTGAACGGTCAACGTGGGAGCCTTCCGATGCCTCCCGTTGCAGCAATGCCGTCGGCCATGGGAAACGTCAACATGTTTTTGAACGCTGCGGCAGCCTCCGGGGTGAACCCATTCCTACTGCCCCAATCAGCAACCAACAATATGCAAAACGCCGCGCTTTTGGAAGCACTCGCCGGCGGACAACACTTGCTGAATTTTGGAAATCCCAACACTATGGGCAATAGTATAGGGGATGGTGCGTCCTTGCCACCGATGGCTGTCGCAAGCTTTTTACAACAACCACAGCCGCAGCAGCCACTGCAACTGTTCCAACAACAGAAGCATCCAGCGATGCAAGTGCCGCTGCCAACCCCACAATCAGCGTCAGCGTCGCAACAACCCCAATCCACACCACAACTTACCGAGCAACAACCACTACAGTCCCAGCCACCTCCGCCAGCACCGGCAATACAGCCGCCGTCGCAACAACGCGCGTTTTCTCAACATTGA